A single genomic interval of Deltaproteobacteria bacterium harbors:
- a CDS encoding AAA family ATPase produces MVAEPRPITRAPSLLSPEAAQALLQKIAANVERAVQGNTEAVRLALVALCARGHLLLEGVPGVGKTSLAQALARSLELSFTRIQFTSDLLPADIVGATVFDPRAVSFSFRPGPIFAQVVLADELNRAPPRVQSALLEAMAEGQVSTDGGARPLPEPFFVIATQNPREHAGTFPLPDAQLDRFLLRLTLSYPDRASERNILLARGETEPHKSLAPVASAADVGALQTATAAVRVEPPLADYVVALAERTRAAGFAHGGLSTRGALALLQAARAHALLRGRGHLLPDDVKAVAGPCLGHRLAPPGSDGFEVDRAAAERLVAQVLADVPVPI; encoded by the coding sequence ATGGTGGCCGAGCCGAGACCCATCACCCGCGCGCCGAGCCTTCTCAGTCCCGAGGCCGCGCAAGCGCTCCTGCAGAAGATCGCTGCGAACGTCGAACGCGCGGTGCAAGGCAACACCGAGGCGGTGCGCCTGGCGCTCGTCGCGCTCTGCGCGCGCGGTCACCTGCTGCTCGAGGGCGTGCCGGGCGTGGGCAAGACCTCGCTGGCGCAGGCGCTGGCGCGCTCGCTGGAGCTCTCCTTCACGCGCATCCAGTTCACGAGCGATCTCTTGCCCGCGGACATCGTGGGCGCCACGGTCTTCGATCCGCGCGCGGTGAGCTTCAGCTTCCGTCCGGGCCCGATCTTCGCGCAGGTGGTGCTCGCCGACGAGCTCAACCGCGCGCCGCCGCGCGTGCAGAGCGCGCTGCTCGAGGCCATGGCCGAGGGGCAGGTCTCGACCGATGGCGGGGCGCGGCCGCTGCCGGAGCCGTTCTTCGTCATCGCCACCCAGAACCCGCGCGAGCACGCGGGCACCTTCCCGCTCCCGGACGCGCAGCTCGATCGCTTCCTCTTGCGGCTCACGCTGAGCTACCCCGACCGTGCCAGCGAGCGGAACATCCTCCTGGCGCGCGGCGAGACGGAGCCGCACAAGTCGCTCGCGCCGGTGGCCAGCGCAGCGGACGTGGGGGCGCTGCAGACGGCCACGGCAGCGGTGCGCGTGGAGCCGCCGCTCGCGGACTACGTGGTCGCCTTGGCGGAGCGGACCCGCGCGGCCGGCTTCGCGCACGGCGGGCTCTCCACGCGCGGCGCGCTGGCGCTGCTGCAGGCCGCGCGCGCACACGCGCTGCTCCGCGGCCGTGGGCACCTCTTGCCGGATGACGTGAAGGCCGTGGCCGGCCCGTGTCTGGGGCACCGGCTCGCCCCGCCCGGCTCGGATGGCTTCGAGGTGGATCGCGCCGCGGCCGAGCGCCTGGTGGCGCAGGTGCTGGCGGATGTGCCCGTGCCGATCTGA
- a CDS encoding DUF58 domain-containing protein, whose translation MSLLGRILDRLGTVQSRVGPPRKLKVTREGWFYGLLTLGVGAAAINTGNNLLYLVLGLQLASIVISGVLSESVITGLELTSLGAGDARVGEPGAWLLRIGKRRGRVPSYSITLTAADGPARGASAGVLRLALGTTQTVELRFTPERRGRFVAKKITIATRFPFGLFEKSRELTAEQELFVYPRRGAAPLESNRPRPDDGPRRTHRAGRGPEPLSLRGWLPGDGLSRIHWLKSAQLGTWVAANREHEEAPAVELRVDLRAQPDPSDLARLEMELERAASGAEAAVSKGQRVLLLLGTQRVDGAADASGRRRLLRALAAAEPELPP comes from the coding sequence ATGAGCCTTCTGGGCCGCATCCTCGATCGCCTCGGCACCGTGCAATCGCGGGTGGGCCCGCCGCGCAAGCTGAAGGTCACGCGCGAGGGCTGGTTCTATGGCCTGCTCACCCTGGGCGTCGGCGCGGCGGCCATCAACACCGGCAACAACCTCCTCTACCTGGTGCTGGGCCTGCAGCTCGCGTCGATCGTGATCAGCGGCGTGCTCAGCGAATCGGTGATCACCGGGCTGGAGCTCACCTCGCTCGGCGCCGGTGACGCGCGCGTGGGCGAGCCCGGCGCCTGGCTGCTGCGCATCGGCAAGCGTCGCGGTCGCGTTCCCAGCTACTCCATCACCCTCACCGCCGCCGACGGCCCCGCGCGCGGCGCCAGCGCGGGCGTGCTCCGCCTCGCGCTCGGGACCACGCAGACGGTCGAGCTCCGCTTCACGCCCGAGCGCCGCGGGCGCTTCGTGGCCAAGAAGATCACCATCGCCACGCGCTTTCCCTTCGGGCTCTTCGAGAAGTCGCGCGAGCTCACCGCCGAGCAGGAGCTCTTCGTGTATCCGCGTCGCGGCGCCGCACCGCTCGAGTCCAACCGGCCCCGCCCCGACGACGGCCCGCGCCGCACCCACCGCGCTGGCCGCGGCCCGGAGCCGCTCTCGCTTCGCGGCTGGCTCCCGGGCGACGGGCTCTCGCGCATCCACTGGCTCAAGAGCGCCCAGCTCGGCACCTGGGTCGCCGCCAACCGGGAGCACGAAGAGGCGCCGGCCGTGGAGCTGCGCGTGGATCTGCGCGCCCAACCGGATCCGTCGGACCTCGCGCGGCTGGAGATGGAGCTGGAGCGCGCGGCGTCGGGCGCCGAGGCCGCGGTGTCCAAGGGCCAGCGCGTGCTCCTGCTGCTCGGGACGCAGCGCGTGGATGGTGCCGCGGACGCATCCGGCCGTCGCCGCTTGTTGCGCGCCCTCGCCGCCGCCGAGCCGGAGCTGCCACCATGA
- a CDS encoding DUF3488 domain-containing protein, with translation MKWPKLSLPGARRLASHAAALSAFAAMTTGGEIPWPATAAFVAVVIASLAKRDRPIPGLSAALTVATAGAGVVLLFLVAQGPLDLVLGASLFAAAVCANRLLGRKNPADDPLLLLTTLLLLAAGAALSGEVAYAACFVAYGFSATLALTLSHLERSAEEAHLSPTARDALLGPSLALSVTGLSALALLGAGAVFVFFPRLNAQWLGRQRGAHGATVGYTGQVELGGSGELGTDARPALRVRFPDYPADHLPRTIVDEEGSLDLLWRGGVLDTFDGKTWSQTPSTGRKGRVDGHKPIPGTPTGPVALRAQVEVLPQTQSMLIFSPGEPQAARILSLDTPQERQRGSLAMIDRQGRAYIFPQPEGYYAYEVWTKPVDGAHLRGQGRDYPDDIRARYLQLPENLDPRIAALAKQWAGTAAEPLDQAQALVNHLRTEYRYSTQLPGAVADPLADFLFTRKAGHCEFFSTAMAVMLRTLGIPSREVTGFAGGIRAPAGDHFIVRGGDAHAWVEVYVPGTGFVDFDPSPPSSRNAVPTGATAWLMALSDTASEWWRQAVIDYNLRTQLEALRRAGQALSGVAERFSRTDDEPHALPWRRFTPLLWLVGVVMAFVAVRRALRRSHKPSPGDEAAEAYAKLLQLLARRGVHRGDAETARELCARLHREAFAHATDVERLTALYEQARFAGRPWDAGQRAQVSQLLGAVRR, from the coding sequence ATGAAGTGGCCCAAGCTCTCGTTGCCCGGCGCGCGCCGGCTCGCCAGCCACGCCGCAGCCCTCTCCGCGTTCGCCGCCATGACCACCGGCGGCGAGATCCCCTGGCCAGCGACCGCCGCGTTCGTGGCGGTGGTGATCGCCTCGCTCGCCAAGCGCGACCGCCCCATCCCTGGCCTCTCGGCGGCGCTCACCGTGGCCACCGCGGGCGCGGGCGTGGTGCTGCTCTTCCTGGTGGCGCAGGGCCCGCTCGACCTCGTGCTCGGCGCGAGCCTCTTCGCTGCGGCGGTATGTGCCAACCGCCTGCTCGGCCGCAAGAACCCCGCCGACGATCCGCTGCTCCTGCTGACCACGCTCCTGCTCCTCGCCGCCGGCGCCGCGCTCTCGGGCGAGGTGGCGTACGCGGCCTGCTTCGTGGCCTACGGCTTCTCGGCCACGCTGGCCCTCACCTTGAGCCACCTCGAGCGCTCCGCCGAGGAGGCCCACCTCTCGCCCACCGCGCGCGACGCGCTGCTCGGACCGAGCCTGGCGCTCTCCGTGACGGGGCTCTCGGCGCTGGCGCTGCTCGGCGCGGGCGCGGTCTTCGTGTTCTTCCCACGCTTGAACGCGCAGTGGCTCGGCCGGCAGCGCGGCGCGCACGGCGCCACCGTCGGCTACACCGGCCAGGTGGAGCTCGGCGGCAGTGGCGAGCTGGGCACCGACGCCCGCCCTGCCCTCCGCGTCCGCTTCCCCGACTACCCCGCCGACCACCTCCCGCGCACGATCGTCGACGAGGAAGGCTCGCTCGACCTCCTCTGGCGCGGCGGCGTGCTCGACACCTTCGACGGCAAGACCTGGAGCCAGACCCCGAGCACGGGACGCAAGGGCCGCGTCGATGGTCACAAGCCGATTCCGGGCACGCCGACTGGACCGGTGGCGCTGCGGGCGCAGGTGGAGGTCCTGCCCCAGACGCAGTCCATGCTCATCTTCTCGCCTGGCGAGCCGCAGGCGGCGCGCATCCTCTCCCTGGACACGCCGCAGGAGCGTCAGCGTGGCTCGCTGGCGATGATCGATCGCCAGGGGCGCGCGTACATCTTCCCGCAGCCGGAGGGCTACTACGCGTACGAGGTGTGGACCAAGCCGGTGGACGGCGCGCACCTCCGCGGCCAGGGCCGCGACTACCCCGACGACATCCGCGCGCGCTACCTCCAGCTCCCCGAGAACCTCGACCCGCGCATCGCCGCGCTCGCCAAGCAGTGGGCAGGCACGGCCGCCGAGCCGCTCGATCAGGCCCAGGCGCTGGTCAACCACCTGCGCACCGAGTACCGCTACTCCACCCAGCTCCCCGGCGCCGTGGCCGATCCGCTGGCCGACTTCCTCTTCACGCGCAAGGCCGGGCACTGCGAGTTCTTCTCCACGGCCATGGCGGTGATGCTCCGCACCCTGGGCATTCCCTCGCGCGAGGTCACGGGATTTGCGGGAGGCATCCGCGCGCCTGCGGGTGACCACTTCATCGTCCGCGGCGGCGACGCCCACGCCTGGGTGGAGGTCTACGTGCCGGGCACGGGCTTCGTGGACTTCGATCCCAGCCCGCCGTCCTCGCGCAACGCCGTCCCCACCGGGGCCACCGCCTGGCTCATGGCCCTCTCCGACACCGCCAGCGAGTGGTGGCGCCAGGCGGTCATCGACTACAACCTGCGCACCCAGCTCGAGGCGCTTCGGCGCGCGGGCCAGGCCCTCTCCGGGGTCGCGGAGCGCTTCTCACGCACCGACGACGAGCCGCACGCGCTGCCCTGGCGCCGCTTCACGCCGCTGCTCTGGCTGGTCGGCGTGGTGATGGCGTTCGTCGCCGTGCGCCGCGCGCTCCGTCGATCGCACAAGCCCTCGCCGGGTGACGAGGCCGCGGAGGCGTACGCCAAGCTGCTGCAGCTGCTCGCGCGACGCGGCGTTCACCGCGGCGACGCGGAGACCGCCCGCGAGCTCTGCGCCCGGTTGCACCGCGAGGCCTTCGCGCACGCCACCGACGTCGAGCGGCTCACCGCGCTCTACGAGCAAGCGCGCTTCGCCGGGCGCCCCTGGGACGCCGGACAGCGCGCCCAGGTGAGCCAGCTCCTGGGCGCCGTCCGCCGCTGA